Proteins encoded in a region of the Lepidochelys kempii isolate rLepKem1 chromosome 24, rLepKem1.hap2, whole genome shotgun sequence genome:
- the LOC140902660 gene encoding phospholipase A2 inhibitor gamma subunit B-like has product MKASLAVFILAALLATGACLQCEVCEAPGTSCKGDLETCTAGFDSCGIVLAESTLMGMKQQIIAKGCVTSGSCKVGPLTTNFGKGLTMNLGIACCMGDACKTTTVTVPPADPKPNGRSCPACVGMLSAKCHEEITDCTGAETRCVEVAWTETKGGTVIPVTMKGCATEAVCANETEVSGSFAGVRVDLTLKCKAPGTARGPAGLLIPALAGLLLTQLLS; this is encoded by the exons ATGAAGGCTTCTCTTGCTGTCTTCATCCTCGCTGCTCTCCTGGCAACGG GGGCCTGTCTGCAGTGTGAGGTTTGCGAAGCGCCAGGAACCAGCTGCAAGGGCGACCTAGAGACCTGCACCGCTGGGTTTGACTCTTGTGGCATCGTTCTGGCAGAATCCACATTGA TGGGAATGAAGCAACAGATCATTGCCAAGGGCTGTGTGACATCCGGAAGTTGTAAAGTTGGCCCCCTCACTACGAATTTTGGGAAAGGACTGACCATGAACCTGGGCATCGCCTGCTGCATGGGAGACGCCTGCAAAACAACCACTGTGACAG TGCCCCCGGCCGACCCCAAACCCAATGGCCGGAGCTGCCCAGCCTGCGTTGGTATGCTTTCTGCTAAGTGCCATGAAGAGATCACAGATTGTACTGGAGCTGAGACCCGATGTGTCGAGGTTGCTTGGACTGAAACAAAGG GTGGAACAGTCATACCGGTGACCATGAAGGGCTGTGCTACTGAGGCTGTCTGTGCAAATGAAACAGAGGTTTCGGGGTCCTTTGCAGGCGTCCGTGTGGATCTAACTCTCAAATGCAAAGCACCTGGCACAGCACGGGGCCCAGCTGGGCTCCTCATCCCAGCCCTCGCTGGGCTCCTCCTCACGCAGCTCCTCTCCTGA